Proteins encoded by one window of Blautia faecicola:
- a CDS encoding response regulator transcription factor encodes MKETRILVVDDEQEIADLLELYLISDGYQVVKSSDALEGLAIMEREKIDLVLLDIMMPKMDGLEMCRRIREKHNVPIIMVSAKTQELDKIVGLTTGADDYVTKPFNPLELMARVKSQLRRYRDLNPANEKKEEEDSTIRLNHVTIIKETHQVFVDGESVKLTPIEFDILYLLASHPGRVFSTDEIFEKVWNEKVYEANNTVMVHIRRLRGKMKDDTRTDKIITTVWGVGYKIEQ; translated from the coding sequence ATGAAAGAGACCAGAATTTTAGTTGTGGATGATGAACAGGAGATTGCGGATCTGTTGGAGTTGTATCTGATCAGTGACGGGTATCAGGTGGTGAAGAGTTCGGATGCGCTGGAAGGGCTTGCGATTATGGAGCGGGAGAAGATTGATCTGGTGCTTTTGGATATTATGATGCCGAAGATGGACGGGTTGGAGATGTGCCGGAGGATTCGGGAGAAGCACAATGTGCCGATTATTATGGTAAGTGCCAAGACACAGGAGTTAGATAAGATTGTGGGACTTACGACCGGGGCGGATGATTATGTGACGAAACCGTTTAATCCGCTGGAACTGATGGCGCGGGTGAAATCTCAGCTTCGGCGTTACCGGGATCTGAATCCGGCGAATGAGAAGAAGGAGGAGGAGGACAGCACGATCCGACTGAATCATGTAACGATTATCAAAGAGACACATCAGGTGTTTGTGGATGGAGAGAGTGTCAAGCTGACTCCAATCGAATTTGACATTTTGTATCTGCTGGCTTCTCATCCGGGACGGGTGTTCAGCACCGATGAGATTTTTGAAAAGGTATGGAACGAGAAGGTCTATGAGGCGAACAATACCGTCATGGTACATATCCGTCGGCTTCGCGGAAAGATGAAAGACGACACCCGAACCGACAAGATCATCACTACAGTCTGGGGGGTAGGATATAAAATTGAGCAGTAG
- a CDS encoding DUF6783 domain-containing protein, translated as MNEGGVAGYVNRTKVKYAAKWGVQIAGMIFQTRSREGFVRF; from the coding sequence CTGAATGAGGGCGGCGTAGCGGGCTACGTCAACCGAACGAAGGTAAAATATGCCGCAAAGTGGGGCGTGCAGATTGCAGGAATGATTTTTCAAACACGCTCTAGAGAAGGGTTCGTGAGATTTTAA
- a CDS encoding DUF6783 domain-containing protein has product MFYLRSVDVARYAALIQEKSPTNCDAHLAESLFQTRSSRTIKLRPHRQAPKKATTLRPHWFPPTNSSLLTNSG; this is encoded by the coding sequence ATATTTTACCTTCGTTCGGTTGACGTAGCCCGCTACGCCGCCCTCATTCAGGAAAAATCTCCCACAAACTGTGACGCACATCTTGCAGAAAGCCTTTTTCAAACACGCTCTAGCAGAACCATAAAACTCCGTCCCCACCGGCAAGCCCCGAAAAAAGCCACAACTCTCCGTCCCCATTGGTTTCCGCCAACAAACAGTTCTCTGCTAACAAACAGCGGCTGA
- a CDS encoding ATP-binding protein, which translates to MTGIRECILYRDFEQGELLEKMTMLMEDISHPKVLYGKGGEYFACIHQLVEMAGTYGFAGNLWHDYLTYLLVNHENAFSTACEIVGPVEGTINAFAMHDFEIFKQLYDFDLKELEKIYPSVDSSLITNYQNINEGSKFFNKRIRDRICTLAEKLAKAESTKEFMDDMVQFYKEFGVGKLGLHKAFRIDGTVTPARIVPITNIAHVHLDDLVGYEIAKKKLIDNTEAFVQGRPANNCLLFGDAGTGKSSSIKGILNQYYDQGLRIIEAYKHQFKDLNDIIAQVKNRNYKFIIYMDDLSFEEFEIEYKYLKAVIEGGLEKKPDNILIYATSNRRHLVREKFSDKEERRDDLHSSDTVQEKLSLVARFGVSIFFCAPDKKQFQNIVKTLAERHHVEMPEEELLLEANKWELQHGGLSGRTAQQFIDYLCGKTENE; encoded by the coding sequence ATGACAGGAATAAGAGAATGCATTTTATATCGTGATTTTGAACAGGGCGAATTGCTGGAGAAGATGACTATGTTGATGGAAGATATCTCTCATCCGAAGGTGCTCTACGGAAAGGGCGGGGAGTATTTTGCATGTATTCACCAGCTGGTAGAGATGGCAGGAACCTACGGATTTGCGGGAAACCTGTGGCATGATTATCTGACCTATCTGCTGGTCAATCATGAAAATGCGTTCAGTACTGCCTGTGAGATTGTAGGTCCGGTGGAAGGTACGATCAATGCGTTTGCAATGCATGATTTTGAGATCTTTAAACAGCTGTATGATTTTGATCTGAAAGAACTGGAAAAGATTTATCCATCCGTGGACAGCAGCCTGATCACCAATTATCAGAATATCAACGAGGGCAGCAAGTTCTTTAACAAACGCATCCGCGACCGGATCTGCACACTGGCAGAAAAACTGGCAAAGGCAGAGTCCACAAAAGAGTTCATGGATGATATGGTACAGTTTTATAAGGAATTCGGTGTTGGTAAACTGGGACTTCACAAAGCATTCCGTATTGACGGAACGGTGACTCCTGCCCGGATCGTGCCGATTACGAATATCGCACATGTGCATCTGGATGATCTGGTTGGATATGAGATCGCGAAGAAGAAACTGATCGACAATACAGAGGCTTTCGTACAGGGACGTCCGGCAAACAACTGTCTGCTGTTCGGTGATGCAGGTACCGGTAAATCTTCCAGTATCAAAGGTATCCTGAATCAGTATTATGATCAGGGACTTCGTATCATCGAGGCGTATAAACATCAGTTCAAGGATCTGAACGATATTATCGCACAGGTGAAGAACCGGAATTACAAGTTTATTATTTATATGGACGATCTGTCTTTTGAGGAGTTTGAGATCGAGTACAAATATCTGAAAGCTGTAATCGAGGGTGGTCTGGAGAAAAAACCGGATAATATTCTGATTTATGCGACCTCCAATCGAAGACATCTGGTTCGGGAGAAATTCTCGGATAAAGAAGAGAGAAGAGATGATCTGCATTCTTCCGATACGGTTCAGGAGAAGCTGTCGCTGGTTGCACGTTTTGGCGTGTCTATTTTCTTCTGCGCACCGGATAAGAAACAGTTCCAGAATATCGTGAAGACGCTGGCTGAGAGACACCATGTGGAGATGCCGGAGGAGGAGCTTTTGCTTGAGGCGAATAAGTGGGAGTTGCAGCATGGTGGGCTGTCGGGTCGGACGGCGCAGCAGTTTATTGATTATCTTTGTGGCAAGACGGAAAATGAGTAA
- the pheA gene encoding prephenate dehydratase, giving the protein MDNKTLDLLEIRDQIDTIDKEIVELFEKRMQLSADVAEYKISNNKEVLDPKREKEKLMTLEHYASNSFNRVGVYELFRQMMAMSRKLQYRILAEHGKAGNISFRKVSSLPMQKAKVVFQGVEGAYSFTAMHSFFGESIENYNVETWRDAMEAIKNGDADYAVLPIENSTAGIVADIYDLLVEYHHSIVGEQIIQVDHALMALKNSTLEDIKTVYSHPQALSQCKKFLEEHPEWKAEKYLNTAMAAKKVKEDGDLTQAAIASPYAAQCFGLQILKPHVFSSQQNSTRFIIVSKEEIYQEEAGKISVCFEIPHESGSLYNTLSHFIYNDLNMTKIESRPIPEKKWEYRFFVDFEGNLSDSGVKNALYGISREVNNLRILGNY; this is encoded by the coding sequence ATGGATAATAAAACATTGGATTTACTCGAGATCAGAGATCAGATTGATACCATTGACAAAGAAATCGTAGAACTTTTCGAGAAACGGATGCAGCTGAGTGCAGATGTGGCGGAATATAAGATTTCCAACAACAAAGAAGTGCTGGATCCGAAGAGAGAAAAAGAAAAACTAATGACACTGGAACACTATGCATCCAACTCCTTTAACCGGGTCGGCGTATACGAACTGTTTCGTCAGATGATGGCGATGAGCCGTAAATTACAGTACCGTATCCTGGCTGAGCACGGAAAAGCAGGAAACATTTCGTTCCGCAAAGTGTCTTCCCTGCCGATGCAGAAGGCAAAAGTGGTATTCCAGGGTGTGGAAGGAGCATACAGTTTTACCGCGATGCACAGCTTTTTCGGAGAGTCTATCGAGAACTATAATGTGGAAACCTGGCGGGATGCGATGGAAGCGATCAAAAACGGCGATGCAGATTATGCCGTACTTCCGATCGAAAATTCTACTGCGGGCATCGTAGCAGATATCTATGATCTTCTGGTGGAATATCATCACAGTATCGTCGGCGAGCAGATCATTCAGGTGGATCATGCGCTGATGGCACTGAAAAATTCCACACTTGAAGACATTAAGACGGTATATTCTCATCCGCAGGCACTGTCCCAGTGTAAAAAATTCCTGGAAGAGCATCCGGAATGGAAAGCGGAGAAATATCTGAACACCGCAATGGCAGCAAAAAAAGTAAAAGAAGACGGAGATCTGACACAGGCAGCGATCGCAAGTCCATATGCGGCACAGTGCTTCGGATTACAGATTTTAAAACCGCATGTATTCTCCAGCCAGCAGAATTCCACCCGGTTTATTATCGTATCCAAAGAAGAAATCTATCAGGAAGAAGCAGGAAAAATCAGTGTATGTTTTGAGATCCCTCATGAGAGCGGAAGTCTGTATAACACACTGTCCCATTTTATCTATAATGATCTGAACATGACAAAGATCGAATCCCGCCCGATCCCGGAGAAAAAATGGGAGTATCGTTTCTTTGTTGACTTTGAAGGAAACTTAAGTGACAGCGGTGTGAAAAATGCGCTGTATGGTATTTCCAGAGAGGTGAATAATCTGCGGATTCTTGGAAATTATTAA
- a CDS encoding bifunctional folylpolyglutamate synthase/dihydrofolate synthase → MDYIKARTYIDESHRFGGEMGLEAITCLLEKLGNPQDDLQFLHIAGTNGKGSVGAYLAAVLQEAGYRIGRFISPTLYEYRERIQINGGYITEEAFGRLMDPVVKAIGELKAEQKPLPSPFEIETALSFLYYKEKQCDFVLLECGMGGKTDATNVIRNTKLAVITSISMDHMEYLGDTLGAIAGQKAGIIKPGSRVVTCRQEKEAMDVIEQVCKEQGCPLYVGEKTQAELVTADLDHMVFTYREETYMIHLAGSHQLENAVLALAGIRALQDAGYRISFEQIRNGMEKARWNGRFTILRKNPYLVVDGAHNPDAAKKLQESLRMYFPDREFVFLMGVFRDKQYDAIAKRMAPMAKEIVAMETPDNPRALPAEELGEVLKKYQSPEHVHVAGSLEEALQLGEELAKKEDVIVAFGSLSFIGDLTKLSEKMG, encoded by the coding sequence ATGGATTATATAAAAGCAAGAACATATATAGATGAAAGTCATCGGTTCGGCGGTGAGATGGGTCTGGAGGCGATTACCTGTCTGCTGGAGAAACTGGGAAATCCGCAGGATGATCTGCAGTTTCTCCATATTGCCGGAACGAATGGAAAAGGAAGCGTGGGGGCTTATCTGGCAGCAGTTCTTCAGGAAGCAGGGTACCGGATTGGCAGATTTATCTCTCCGACACTGTATGAATACCGGGAACGGATCCAGATCAACGGAGGATATATCACAGAAGAAGCATTTGGCCGTCTGATGGATCCGGTAGTGAAAGCAATCGGGGAACTGAAAGCGGAACAGAAGCCTCTGCCGTCTCCGTTTGAGATTGAAACGGCACTTTCTTTTCTATATTATAAGGAAAAGCAATGTGATTTTGTCCTGCTGGAGTGCGGCATGGGCGGAAAGACCGATGCGACGAATGTGATCCGGAATACAAAACTAGCGGTGATCACATCGATCAGTATGGATCATATGGAGTATCTGGGGGATACTCTGGGAGCGATCGCCGGGCAGAAAGCCGGTATTATCAAACCGGGCAGCCGGGTTGTTACCTGCAGACAGGAAAAAGAAGCGATGGATGTTATCGAACAGGTCTGTAAAGAGCAGGGATGTCCGCTGTATGTGGGAGAGAAAACACAGGCAGAGCTTGTGACGGCAGATCTTGATCATATGGTATTTACCTACCGGGAAGAAACCTATATGATTCATCTGGCAGGTTCGCACCAGCTGGAAAATGCAGTGCTTGCGCTGGCGGGAATCCGTGCTTTGCAGGATGCGGGCTATCGGATTTCTTTCGAACAGATCCGAAACGGAATGGAAAAAGCACGGTGGAATGGAAGATTTACTATTCTGAGAAAGAACCCGTATCTGGTGGTGGATGGCGCACATAATCCGGATGCGGCGAAAAAACTGCAGGAGTCTTTGCGGATGTATTTTCCGGATCGGGAGTTTGTCTTTCTGATGGGTGTTTTTCGGGATAAACAGTACGACGCGATCGCAAAACGAATGGCGCCGATGGCAAAGGAAATCGTTGCGATGGAAACGCCGGACAACCCGCGGGCACTTCCGGCAGAGGAACTGGGAGAAGTTCTGAAAAAATATCAGTCACCGGAACATGTTCACGTAGCCGGCTCTTTGGAGGAAGCCTTGCAGCTGGGGGAAGAACTGGCGAAAAAAGAAGATGTGATCGTGGCTTTTGGTTCGCTGTCTTTTATCGGCGATCTGACAAAATTAAGCGAAAAAATGGGATAG
- the pyrB gene encoding aspartate carbamoyltransferase: MRHLMSPLDLSVEELEHLLDLANDIERNPEKYAHACDGKKIATLFYEPSTRTRLSFEAAMMNLGGKALGFSSADSSSASKGESVSDTIRVVSCFADICAMRHPKEGAPLVASLVSKIPVINAGDGGHQHPTQTLTDLLTIRSLKGRLDNITIGLCGDLKFGRTVHSLIEALVRYPNVKFVLISPEELRIPDYIREDVLRASGHEFEEVTRLEDALPKLDVLYMTRVQKERFFNEDDYVRMKDFYILDKEKMKLAGPDMLVLHPLPRVNEISTEIDSDPRAAYFKQVQYGVYVRMALILTLLEVKVC; the protein is encoded by the coding sequence ATGAGACATCTGATGAGTCCTCTGGATCTCTCCGTTGAGGAGCTTGAGCATCTGCTGGATCTGGCAAATGACATTGAACGAAACCCGGAAAAATACGCGCACGCCTGTGACGGTAAAAAAATTGCAACTTTGTTCTATGAACCAAGTACCCGTACCCGTCTCAGTTTCGAAGCTGCCATGATGAATCTTGGTGGAAAGGCTCTTGGTTTTTCTTCCGCCGATTCCAGTTCCGCTTCCAAAGGTGAAAGCGTTTCTGATACCATTCGCGTTGTTTCCTGTTTTGCAGACATCTGTGCCATGCGTCATCCGAAAGAGGGTGCCCCACTGGTCGCTTCTTTAGTTTCCAAAATTCCCGTGATCAATGCCGGTGACGGTGGACATCAACATCCTACCCAGACATTAACTGATTTATTGACGATTCGTTCTCTGAAAGGACGACTGGATAATATTACGATCGGTCTTTGCGGCGATCTGAAGTTTGGACGTACCGTACACTCTCTGATTGAAGCTCTGGTTCGCTATCCGAATGTAAAATTCGTCCTGATCTCCCCGGAAGAACTCCGTATCCCGGACTATATCCGTGAAGATGTTCTGAGAGCCAGCGGTCATGAGTTTGAGGAAGTAACCCGTCTCGAAGACGCACTGCCAAAACTGGATGTTCTTTACATGACACGAGTACAGAAAGAACGTTTCTTCAACGAAGACGATTATGTCCGTATGAAAGACTTCTATATTCTGGACAAAGAGAAAATGAAACTCGCCGGACCGGATATGCTGGTTCTGCATCCACTGCCACGTGTCAATGAGATCTCCACTGAGATAGATTCTGACCCGCGAGCTGCATATTTTAAACAGGTACAGTACGGCGTCTATGTCCGTATGGCACTGATCCTGACGTTACTGGAGGTAAAAGTATGTTAA
- a CDS encoding aspartate carbamoyltransferase regulatory subunit, which produces MLNVGRIEEGFVLDHIKAGKSMTIYHDLKLDKLDCCVAIIKNARSNKMGKKDIIKVECNVDMLDLDILGFIDHNITVNVIQNGKITSKKELHLPSQVVNVIRCKNPRCITSIEQELDQVFILTDPEKEVYRCKYCEEKYRGHRNK; this is translated from the coding sequence ATGTTAAATGTAGGACGTATCGAAGAGGGATTTGTTCTGGACCACATCAAAGCCGGCAAATCCATGACAATTTATCATGATCTGAAACTGGACAAGCTGGACTGCTGTGTTGCCATCATCAAAAATGCCCGCAGCAATAAAATGGGCAAAAAAGATATCATCAAAGTAGAGTGTAACGTAGATATGCTGGATCTTGACATTCTCGGATTTATCGATCACAACATCACGGTGAACGTGATCCAGAACGGCAAGATCACTTCAAAGAAAGAACTGCATCTGCCTTCTCAGGTAGTCAACGTGATCCGTTGCAAAAACCCACGTTGTATCACTTCGATTGAACAGGAACTGGATCAGGTATTTATCCTGACCGATCCGGAGAAAGAAGTATACCGCTGCAAATACTGTGAAGAAAAATACAGAGGACATCGTAATAAATAA